In Quercus robur chromosome 11, dhQueRobu3.1, whole genome shotgun sequence, the following proteins share a genomic window:
- the LOC126706551 gene encoding glycine cleavage system H protein 2, mitochondrial-like isoform X2, protein MTPWIWVLLEELRLPSLGVDLSKPLYVCVSVYKGISSYIIYSIKIKLSNDLKYLDSHEWVKVEGNSATVGITDHAQDHLGDVVYIELPEVGAPVSQGDSFGVVESVKATNDINSPISGKVVEVNEELNDSPGLIYR, encoded by the exons ggttttattggAGGAATTGCGATTGCCTTCATTAGGAGTGGATCTTAGCAAGCCTCTGTACGTTTGTGTGTCTGTGTACAAGGGCATTTCCTCTTATATCATCTATTCCATCAAGATCAAATTGAGTAAT GATCTTAAGTACCTTGACTCTCATGAGTGGGTGAAAGTTGAGGGGAATTCTGCTACTGTTGGTATAACCGACCATGCTCAGGATCATTTAGGTGATGTTGTCTACATTGAATTACCGGAAGTGGGAGCTCCAGTATCACAGGGCGACAGCTTTGGTGTGGTTGAAAGTGTCAAGGCTACTAATGATATTAATTCTCCCATTTCAGGGAAAGTGGTTGAAGTAAACGAAGAGCTCAATGACTCCCCTGGTCTG ATTTATAGGTAA
- the LOC126706551 gene encoding glycine cleavage system H protein 2, mitochondrial-like isoform X3, whose amino-acid sequence MTPWIWVLLEELRLPSLGVDLSKPLYVCVSVYKGISSYIIYSIKIKLSNDLKYLDSHEWVKVEGNSATVGITDHAQDHLGDVVYIELPEVGAPVSQGDSFGVVESVKATNDINSPISGKVVEVNEELNDSPGLPI is encoded by the exons ggttttattggAGGAATTGCGATTGCCTTCATTAGGAGTGGATCTTAGCAAGCCTCTGTACGTTTGTGTGTCTGTGTACAAGGGCATTTCCTCTTATATCATCTATTCCATCAAGATCAAATTGAGTAAT GATCTTAAGTACCTTGACTCTCATGAGTGGGTGAAAGTTGAGGGGAATTCTGCTACTGTTGGTATAACCGACCATGCTCAGGATCATTTAGGTGATGTTGTCTACATTGAATTACCGGAAGTGGGAGCTCCAGTATCACAGGGCGACAGCTTTGGTGTGGTTGAAAGTGTCAAGGCTACTAATGATATTAATTCTCCCATTTCAGGGAAAGTGGTTGAAGTAAACGAAGAGCTCAATGACTCCCCTGGTCTG CCCATATGA
- the LOC126706551 gene encoding glycine cleavage system H protein 2, mitochondrial-like isoform X1, with the protein MTPWIWVLLEELRLPSLGVDLSKPLYVCVSVYKGISSYIIYSIKIKLSNDLKYLDSHEWVKVEGNSATVGITDHAQDHLGDVVYIELPEVGAPVSQGDSFGVVESVKATNDINSPISGKVVEVNEELNDSPGLVIKALHTKWHQANCQANL; encoded by the exons ggttttattggAGGAATTGCGATTGCCTTCATTAGGAGTGGATCTTAGCAAGCCTCTGTACGTTTGTGTGTCTGTGTACAAGGGCATTTCCTCTTATATCATCTATTCCATCAAGATCAAATTGAGTAAT GATCTTAAGTACCTTGACTCTCATGAGTGGGTGAAAGTTGAGGGGAATTCTGCTACTGTTGGTATAACCGACCATGCTCAGGATCATTTAGGTGATGTTGTCTACATTGAATTACCGGAAGTGGGAGCTCCAGTATCACAGGGCGACAGCTTTGGTGTGGTTGAAAGTGTCAAGGCTACTAATGATATTAATTCTCCCATTTCAGGGAAAGTGGTTGAAGTAAACGAAGAGCTCAATGACTCCCCTGGTCTG GTAATAAAGGCTTTACATACAAAGTGGCACCAGGCCAATTGTCAAGCTAACTTATGA